GGTCCACTCGACGGTCCCGAACAGGCGGTCGCGCGTGACGCCGGGCTGGTCGTCGACGATGGCGCGGCGCTCTTCGGTGAGCCGGTTGAACAGGGTCGACTTGCCCACGTTGGGGCGGCCGACGATCGCGACGAGGGCCATCGGGGGTGGGGGTTCGAGAGCCCCCAAGCTAGGGAGACCGCCCGTGGAAGACCTCCGCGAGCCCTTCGCGCCGAGTCCCCCCGCCTCGGCGCCGAGGTGGGGGCAGGCGTTACCCCCTGGACGCGGGCCGCGACCTCTATTTACCCTCTCATTCCATCGCACGTCGCCATGCGCCGTTCGCTTCTCGCCCTTCTTGCCTGTCTCGCTGCCGTCGGAGGGTCGGCCCAGTCCACTGATCGTGCTCCGTTTACGGTCGAGGTCCAGTCCCCCGACGGCGAGCCGCTCCCGGGCGCGTCCGTGATGCTCGGCGACCGCGGCGGCGCGGCCGACGCCGACGGGCGGGTCACGTTCGAGAACGTCCGGCCCGGCCGCTACCCCCTCCGCGTGTCGTTCATCGGCCGGCCGACGCGTGAGCTCGCCGCCGTCCTCAACGCCCCCGGCCCGTGGGGCCTCATCGTCGAGATGGTCGACACGACGACGCTGCTCTATGACGTGGTGGTGGAGGGCCGGGACCTCAGCCGCTCGCGCCTCGTGGCCGACGGGTTCTTCGAGCGCCAGGCGCTCGGCGGCGGCACGATCCTCGACGCCGAGGACATCGCCTACCGGAGCCCGCTCCACCTCGCCGACCTCCTCCGCGGTGGGGTCCTCGGCGTCCGCGTCCGCGACGGCCGCTTCGGCCCGGTCGCCACGTCGTGGCGGACGGGCTGCACGATGGACGTCTACCTCGACGGCGTCTACTCGTCGATCTTGACGGAGAGCCTCGACGCGTTCCCGGCCCAGGGCCTCGTCGCCGTCGAGGTGTACCGCGGCGCCACGCAGATCCCGCTCCGCTACCGACGCCTCGCCGGGACGCCCGGCGGTGGGCGGCGCAGCGGCTGCGGCGTCGTCCTGGCGTGGACCGAACTCAGCATCGCCCCCGACTCCGACACGTGATCCGCTCCCGCCTGCTCCCTCTCCTCCTCCTCGGCCTCGCCGTCGGCGCATCGGCCCAGGAGGACTACCGCTCGGACTTCATCGTCGGTGTCCAGACGCCCGAGGGCGAGCCGATCGCGGGCGCGACCGTCCTCGTCGGCGGCCGGGGCGCCTCGACCAACGCCGAGGGCGAGGCGACCCTCCGCGACCTCGCGCCGGGCCGCCACCGGGTCCAGGTCTCGTTCCTCGGCTACGAGACGCGGACGCTGGTGGCGCGCCTCGACGCGCCGGGCCCGTGGGGGCTGATCGTCGAGCTCGACGAGGGCGCCGTCGGGCTCGACGAGGTCGTGGTCGAGGCCCGCGACCTCAGCCGGTCGCGCCTCGCCGCCGACGGGTTCTTCGACCGGCTCGACCTGGGGCTCGGGCGGGTCCTCACGCGCGAGGAGATCGAGCGGAAGGCGCCGATCCGCCTCGGCGACGCGCTGACGGGCCTCCTCGGCGTCCGGATCGTGACGAACCGCGTGAGCGCGCCCGGCGACGTGCCCGGCCGGTCGGCCGTCGCCACGCGCCGCGGCGCCGAGTGCCAGATGGCGATCTACCTCGACGGCGTGTACTCGCCGTTCCTGACCGACGACGTCGACGCGATCACGGCGCAGGACGTCGTGGCCATCGAGGTCTACCGCGGGCCGACGCAGATCCCGACGTTCTACAACCAGCTCGGCCGGGGCGAGGGCTGCGGCGTGATCCTCGTGTGGACGTCGAACAGCCTCTCGGACGCCCAGTAGCCCCGCCCGCCTCGGCGCCGAGGCGGAGACACCCCGGCGTAGGACGGACCCGGACCGACCGGTCACAGACCGGTAACATTCTGTAGAGGAGGGAATACGGAGCGCTCTCGGCACGTCATAGGGGCCCACGCCGCCCCGCCATGCGCCGCCTCCTCTTCGCCCTCGCCCTCCCCGCCGTCGTCCTCGTGACGCTCGCCGCCGGGTGCGGCACGTCCGAGCCCCTCCCCCCCGCCGGCCCCACCGTCGGCACCGCGGCGCCGTCCGCGGCCGACACGGTCGTCTTCGCGGGCGGGTGCTTCTGGTGCATGGAGAAGCCGTTCGAGGAACTCGACGGCGTCTACGCCGTGACCTCGGGCTTCGCCGGCGGAACCGTCCCCAACCCGACCTACGACCAGGTCACGACCAAGACGACGGGCCACTACGAGTCGGTCGAGGTCGTCTTCGACCCGAGCGTCGTCCCGTACGACACGCTCCTCCAGGTCTACTGGCACAACGTCGATCCGCTCGACGACGGCGGCCAGTTCTGCGACCGTGGCAGCCCGTACCGCCCGGCCATCTTCGCGGGCACGCCCGAGGAACGCGCCGCGGCCGAGACGACGAAGGCCGCGCTGGCGGAGCGGTTCGGCGAGACAATCCGGGTCCCCGTCCTCGACGACGCGCCGTTCTACGCGGCCGAGGACTACCACCAGGACTTCTACCGGACGAACGCCGCCCACTACCAGCGCTACCGCATGGGGTGCCGGCGCGACGCCCGCCTGGAGCAGCTCTGGGGCGACGCCGCCGGCCACCTCGGCCCCGCCCTCTAGGCCCATGAAGACGCTCACGCTCTCCCTCCTCGCCGTCGCCGGCCTCGTCCTGGTCGGCGCCGTGTTCCTCCGCCCCGCCGCGGCCCCCGAGGCCGCCCCCGTCGACATGTCCGACGCCGCCCTCAAGGAGCGCCTCACGCGCATGCAGTACTACGTCACGCAGAAGGACGGCACCGAGCCGCCCTACACGAACGCGTACTGGAACAACACCGAGTCCGGCCTCTACGTCGACGTCGTCGACGGGACGCCGCTCTTCGCCTCGACCACGAAGTACAAGTCGGGCACGGGCTGGCCCAGCTTCTGGCAGCCGCTCGACGGGGCCCCCATCGAGACGCGGGAGGACAAGTCGCTGTTCATGACGCGGACGGAGGTCCGCTCGGCGTCCAGCGACTCCCACCTCGGCCACGTGTTCGAGGACGGCCCCGAGCCGACCGGCCTCCGGTACTGCCTCAACTCGGCCGCCCTCCGGTTCGTCCCGGTCGCGGACCTCGAGGCCGAGGGCTACGGCGAGTACGCCTCGCTGTTCGAGAACGCCAGCGACGAGAACGCCTAGCCCGCCCCCGCCCGCCTCGGCGGCTCCCCGAGCGGAGTCGAAAGGCCGAGGCCGGCCCACCCGATCCAGTGCCCATGATCCGCCGCCTCCCGATCCTCGCCCTCCTGCTCGCCGCGCTCGGCGCCGCCGCCCAGCCGCCGCCCGCCGACTGGCGGAAGCCGTCGGACGCCGAGCTCCGCCGTCAGCTGACCGACCTCCAGTACCGCGTCACGCAACAGGACGCGACGGAGCGCGCGGGCACGAGCCCGCTCGACGACGAGCACCGCGACGGGATCTACGTCGACGTCGTCTCCGGCGAGGCGCTGTTCTCGTCGAAGGACAAGTTCGACTCGGGGACGGGTTGGCCAAGCTTCGTCCGCCCAATCTCGCCGCGCGCCGTGACCGAGCACGTCGACCGGTCGCTGGGCGTCGCCCGGACCGAGGTCCGCTCGGCCGTGGCCGACTCGCACCTCGGCCACGTCTTCCGCGACGGGCCCCAGCCGACGGGCCTCCGGTACTGCATGAACGGGGCGGCCCTCCGGTTCGTCCCGGCCGGCCGACTCCGCGCCGAGGGCTACGGCCGCTACGCCGGCATCTTCGGCCGGTAGGCCGCGTCGCCGTCAGGGCGGGCCGGAGAGGGTCCCGGCCCGAATCCGCGCGAGGACGGGCGGGTTGTCCGAGGGCACCTGCCCTTCGCCCATGACGCCCCTCGAGATCCTCCGCCAGCGGACACGCCGGCTGACCGACCACGACGTCGTCGGCGACGCCGACTACGTGCTGTGCTGGCTGATGCAGGCGCTCCGGGCCGAGGACAACCCGGCGATCGACGCGGCGATCGCCCTCGGCAACCGGTTGGGCAAGCCGGTCGTCGTGCTCCACGCGCTCGAGAACCGCTACCCGTACGCCTCGCACCGGCTCCATCGGTTCATCCTTGAGGCGTCGCAGGAGCTAGAGACCGGCGTCGAGGAACGCGGGCTCCGGTTCGTCCGGTGGGTCCGGCGCGAGGGCGAGTCCGAGGTGGACCTCGTGGCCCGGCTGGCCGAGCGCGCCGCGGCCGTCGTCGTGGACGACGTGCCGACGTTCGTCACGCGCGAGTACGCCGACGGGCTGGCGGACCGCCTCGACCGGGCCGTGCTCGCCGTCGACGCGTGCTGCGCGGTGCCCCAGCGTGCGTTCGACGGCCACCTCGGCTCGACCAAGGCGTTCCGGGCCGCCCACACGCCGCTCCGCGACGAGCACCTCTCCACCGACCTCCGCCGGGACCCCGACCTCGGGCCTTACGACGGCGACCTCGCGCTCGACTCCGAGGCGATCCGCGACCTCGACGCCGCGGGCCTCGACGCGCTCATCGCCGGGTGCGGCGTCGACATGAGTGTGCCGCCCCCCGACGGGTGGCACGGCGGCCGGCGCGCCGCGCTCGACCGGCTCGCGCACGCCGTCGAGCACGTCCTCGACCGCTACACGTGGACCCGCAACAACCCGGCGCTCCCGGACGGATCGACACGGCTCTCACCCTGGATGCACTTCGGCGTGCTCTCGCCCCGCGAGGTGGCCCGCGCCGCGCTCGACGCCGAGGCCGACGGCGACCTCCACCCCGCCGCCCGCTACAAATTCCTGGACGAGCTCCTGACGTGGCGCGAGTTCTACCACCACCAGTGCCGGCACGTCGCGGGCTGGTCGCGCTTCGAGGGGCTGCCGACGAAGGCGAAGGCCACCCTCCGCGCCCACGCCGACGACCCGCGCCCGACGCTCTACTCGCTCGACGAACTGGCACACGGCGAGACCGACGACGAGACGTGGAACGCGGCGCAGAAGGCGTTCACGGTCGACGGGTGGATGAACAACAACCTCCGGATGTACTGGGTCGCCCAGCTCCTCCCGTGGCGCCCGACGCCGGAAGACGCCTTCGCCACGGCGTGCTACTTGAACGACCGCTTCAGCCTCGACGGCCGCGACGCGTCGACGTACGGCGGGATCCGGTCGGGCTTCGGAGAAGCGCGCCCGTGGAACGAACGCCCGATCTACGGGACCGTCGCGGGCAAAACGAGCGCCGCGCTCCGGAAACGCGACGGCGTGCCCGCGTGGCTGGCCGCGCAGGCCGCCCGCGACGTCCCGTTCCGCGCCGCCATCGCCGACGACCCGCCGCCGGCCTTCGACCGCTACCGCTAGCGCCCTCCGCCTCGGCGCCGAGGCGGACCTAGTCGGCGCCGTAGAGGCCCTCGTAGATCGCCCGGTTGCGCGTGAGGATCTTGACGTAGTCGCGCGTCTCGCGGAACGGGATCCGCTCGGTGAAGAGGGCGTCGTCGCCAAACTCGGGGAACGTCCGCCACTGGTCGACCTGGTGCGGCCCGGCGTTGTAGGCGCCGAAGACCGCCGGGAGCGCGCCGTCGTAGGCCGCGACCTGCTGGCCGACGTACCGCGTCCCGAGGTGGACGTTGACCTCCGGGAGGTAGAGCAGCTCGGGGTCCCACGGTTCGATTCCCTCCTCCGCCGCGAGCGTGCGCGCCGTCGCCGGCATGAGCTGCATGAGCCCCCGCGCGCCGACGTACGACGTGGCCCGCTCCGAGAATTGGGATTCCTGCCGGATGAGGGCCGCCGCCACGAACGGGTCGATGCCGCGGGCCGTGGCCTCGGCCGCGATCATGCGGCGGAACGGGAACGGGTAGAGGATGCGGAGCCGCCGCGCGTTCGTCCCCCCGCCGAGGCTCTGCCCGATGAGGATCGCCCGACGACCGTACCCACGCTCGACGAGGGCCTCGGCGAGGGCGTAGCGCGTCGCCGTCCCGCCGCCGGCCCGAGCGATCGCCCGGTCCAGCTCGGCCTCCGCGGCGTCGGGAAAGCCGGCCTCGCGCAGGAGGTCGACGCCGCGCAACGCATCGGCCACGCGCGCAGCGGCGTCCGGGTCGTCGGGCGGCGAGGCGCTCAGGGGGAGCGGCCAGAACGGCTCGCCGAGGGCCTCACTGGCGAGGAGGGCGTAGTACGAGTCGCGCTCCTGGCGGAGGACGCCGCGGAACCGCTCGGCGGCGGCCTCGGCGTCGCCCGCCTCGGCGAGCGCACGGCCCGCCCAGTAGAGGGAGCGGAGAGCGTCGGCGCCGCGGGGCTGGCGCGTCCGGTACCCGTCCCACAGCCGGGCGGCCTCGGCGTAGTCCTCGTCCAGAAACGCTTGGCCCGCGCGCCGCATCGTCGCGAGGCCGGCCCAGCTCGTCCCGGCGTGCTCCTGCTCGACGCGCTGGTAGAGCGGGAGCGCGCGGTCGAGGTCGCCGCCCTGGTGGAGCACGTCGGCGGCGAAGTAGAGGTTGGCGACGGGCTTGGCCTCGGCGAGCTCGAGGTACACCGCCGCGGCCTCGTCGGTGCGGCCCATCCGGCCGAGCGTGCCGGCCCAGAGCGAGCGCGCGTCCGTCCGGTCCCGGATCGGCTGGAGCATGGCCTCGACCTCGTCGTACCGCTGGGCGTCGAAGAGCGCGTCGGCGGCCTCGTAGCGGACGTCGGCCTGCTGCTCGGGCGTGCCGGTGTCGGCGTCGAGCCACTGGCGGAAGGCGTCGGCGGCGTCGCTGTTGAGGCCGAGCGCGCGGTCGGTCCGGGCGAGGGCGAGCCACTCGGCGGCCGTCGGGTCGCCCTCGCGGAGGCGCGCGGCGGCCTCGCGGGCGGCGGCGCTCGCGGGGTCGATGCCGATGGCCTCACGGTACAGCGCGCGCGCCGCGTCGCCGTCACCCGCCTCGGCGGCGAGCCGACCGGCCGTCACCGTGAAGCCGGCGCGCGCGGCGTCGTTGCCCGTCTGCCGTCGAGCTTGGTCGGCCAGCCGTCGCGCCGCCTCGAGGTCGCCCGACCGGCGCGCGGCCTCGATCCGAGCGGCCCACGCCCGACGCCCGAGCGTGCCGCCCGAGACGCGCCCGACGACCGCCTCCACCCGGTCGACGTCGCCGTCCTGAGCGAGCGCCTCGGCCTCCAACACGGCCAGCCAGTCGGGCGACACATCGGCCACCTCGGAGAGCGCGCGGTCGCCCGCCTCGGGGTCGGTCCGGGCCAGGACGAGCGCGCGGCGGAGACGAGCGGCGCCGCGTTCCACACCGAGTTGAGACGAGTCCGACGCGGCCAGAAACGCGTCATAGCCGCTGCGCGCCGCGTCGGCGTCGCCCGCGTCGTCGGCGGCACGGGCGAGGAGGTAGAGGCCCCGACCACCGTCCAGCGAGTCGAGCCCCGCGGCGCCG
This sequence is a window from Rubrivirga marina. Protein-coding genes within it:
- a CDS encoding carboxypeptidase regulatory-like domain-containing protein; the protein is MRRSLLALLACLAAVGGSAQSTDRAPFTVEVQSPDGEPLPGASVMLGDRGGAADADGRVTFENVRPGRYPLRVSFIGRPTRELAAVLNAPGPWGLIVEMVDTTTLLYDVVVEGRDLSRSRLVADGFFERQALGGGTILDAEDIAYRSPLHLADLLRGGVLGVRVRDGRFGPVATSWRTGCTMDVYLDGVYSSILTESLDAFPAQGLVAVEVYRGATQIPLRYRRLAGTPGGGRRSGCGVVLAWTELSIAPDSDT
- a CDS encoding carboxypeptidase-like regulatory domain-containing protein; the encoded protein is MIRSRLLPLLLLGLAVGASAQEDYRSDFIVGVQTPEGEPIAGATVLVGGRGASTNAEGEATLRDLAPGRHRVQVSFLGYETRTLVARLDAPGPWGLIVELDEGAVGLDEVVVEARDLSRSRLAADGFFDRLDLGLGRVLTREEIERKAPIRLGDALTGLLGVRIVTNRVSAPGDVPGRSAVATRRGAECQMAIYLDGVYSPFLTDDVDAITAQDVVAIEVYRGPTQIPTFYNQLGRGEGCGVILVWTSNSLSDAQ
- the msrB gene encoding peptide-methionine (R)-S-oxide reductase MsrB, whose translation is MIRRLPILALLLAALGAAAQPPPADWRKPSDAELRRQLTDLQYRVTQQDATERAGTSPLDDEHRDGIYVDVVSGEALFSSKDKFDSGTGWPSFVRPISPRAVTEHVDRSLGVARTEVRSAVADSHLGHVFRDGPQPTGLRYCMNGAALRFVPAGRLRAEGYGRYAGIFGR
- a CDS encoding transglycosylase SLT domain-containing protein; translated protein: MTDSPRSLFALGLTLGLLVALAAGCRADGAGADEPDGTGPVAADVTSLSPDVLAEAAAFLDTDRPQRAVRLLRPYTDEPARLAPEARLLAARAEAGSDDWPRVRTLLDGAAGLDSLDGGRGLYLLARAADDAGDADAARSGYDAFLAASDSSQLGVERGAARLRRALVLARTDPEAGDRALSEVADVSPDWLAVLEAEALAQDGDVDRVEAVVGRVSGGTLGRRAWAARIEAARRSGDLEAARRLADQARRQTGNDAARAGFTVTAGRLAAEAGDGDAARALYREAIGIDPASAAAREAAARLREGDPTAAEWLALARTDRALGLNSDAADAFRQWLDADTGTPEQQADVRYEAADALFDAQRYDEVEAMLQPIRDRTDARSLWAGTLGRMGRTDEAAAVYLELAEAKPVANLYFAADVLHQGGDLDRALPLYQRVEQEHAGTSWAGLATMRRAGQAFLDEDYAEAARLWDGYRTRQPRGADALRSLYWAGRALAEAGDAEAAAERFRGVLRQERDSYYALLASEALGEPFWPLPLSASPPDDPDAAARVADALRGVDLLREAGFPDAAEAELDRAIARAGGGTATRYALAEALVERGYGRRAILIGQSLGGGTNARRLRILYPFPFRRMIAAEATARGIDPFVAAALIRQESQFSERATSYVGARGLMQLMPATARTLAAEEGIEPWDPELLYLPEVNVHLGTRYVGQQVAAYDGALPAVFGAYNAGPHQVDQWRTFPEFGDDALFTERIPFRETRDYVKILTRNRAIYEGLYGAD
- the msrB gene encoding peptide-methionine (R)-S-oxide reductase MsrB; its protein translation is MKTLTLSLLAVAGLVLVGAVFLRPAAAPEAAPVDMSDAALKERLTRMQYYVTQKDGTEPPYTNAYWNNTESGLYVDVVDGTPLFASTTKYKSGTGWPSFWQPLDGAPIETREDKSLFMTRTEVRSASSDSHLGHVFEDGPEPTGLRYCLNSAALRFVPVADLEAEGYGEYASLFENASDENA
- the msrA gene encoding peptide-methionine (S)-S-oxide reductase MsrA, giving the protein MRRLLFALALPAVVLVTLAAGCGTSEPLPPAGPTVGTAAPSAADTVVFAGGCFWCMEKPFEELDGVYAVTSGFAGGTVPNPTYDQVTTKTTGHYESVEVVFDPSVVPYDTLLQVYWHNVDPLDDGGQFCDRGSPYRPAIFAGTPEERAAAETTKAALAERFGETIRVPVLDDAPFYAAEDYHQDFYRTNAAHYQRYRMGCRRDARLEQLWGDAAGHLGPAL
- a CDS encoding deoxyribodipyrimidine photo-lyase, whose translation is MTPLEILRQRTRRLTDHDVVGDADYVLCWLMQALRAEDNPAIDAAIALGNRLGKPVVVLHALENRYPYASHRLHRFILEASQELETGVEERGLRFVRWVRREGESEVDLVARLAERAAAVVVDDVPTFVTREYADGLADRLDRAVLAVDACCAVPQRAFDGHLGSTKAFRAAHTPLRDEHLSTDLRRDPDLGPYDGDLALDSEAIRDLDAAGLDALIAGCGVDMSVPPPDGWHGGRRAALDRLAHAVEHVLDRYTWTRNNPALPDGSTRLSPWMHFGVLSPREVARAALDAEADGDLHPAARYKFLDELLTWREFYHHQCRHVAGWSRFEGLPTKAKATLRAHADDPRPTLYSLDELAHGETDDETWNAAQKAFTVDGWMNNNLRMYWVAQLLPWRPTPEDAFATACYLNDRFSLDGRDASTYGGIRSGFGEARPWNERPIYGTVAGKTSAALRKRDGVPAWLAAQAARDVPFRAAIADDPPPAFDRYR